Proteins encoded by one window of Salarias fasciatus chromosome 1, fSalaFa1.1, whole genome shotgun sequence:
- the LOC115393847 gene encoding UDP-glucuronosyltransferase 2C1-like, whose translation MMRLVCCCSALLLLVLTPRVCQGGNILVLPAEGSHWVNMDIVLQALHSRGHSLTVVRSNKSWYIKEKAPHYTTITVQVERSIDESFIAKVVSEGLAFERGSLPLTHFLYSAFGMLGVFREAHEIVGDFASALLDDAELVTRIKDKKFDLLLTDPCWGGGAIVAKYFHLPLVYNVRWLIAMEAHLAIAPSPLSYIPINLSGNTDKMTFFQRVKNMILHIMSHLQNNIASRDIYQKVCEKYLGPDCDYYQLMIDADIWLLRTDFVFDYPRPTMPNVIYMGGFQCKPAKPLPQHLEDFVQSSGDHGFIIMSLGTFVSELPADLANEIAATFAKLPQKVIWRYKGEKPDTLGNNTLLVDWMPQNDLLGHPKIKLFVAHGGTNGIQEALYHGVPVVGIPLFFDQYDNILRLADRGGAKILSVATMDKDDNFLKAIQEVLTEPSYRNNMQRLSRLHRDKPVTPMDNALFWMEFVMRHKGAAHLKAQGNRMPWYSYHSVDVALFLVGALILLLFTVFFLLRCLCAAVCKRKAKRD comes from the exons ATG atgagGCTGGTCTGTTGCTGcagtgctctgctgctgctcgttcTCACTCCCAGAGTCTGTCAGGGTGGAAACATCCTGGTACTTCCTGCAGAAGGCAGTCACTGGGTCAACATGGATATTGTGCTTCAAGCTTTGCACTCCAGAGGTCACAGTCTGACTGTTGTGCGCTCCAATAAAAGCTGGTACATCAAGGAAAAGGCCCCCCACTACACTACTATTACTGTTCAAGTGGAGAGAAGTATAGATGAGTCTTTCATTGCAAAAGTTGTGTCAGAGGGACTTGCATTTGAACGTGGGTCTCTTCCTTTGACTCATTTCCTCTACTCGGCTTTTGGCATGCTTGGTGTATTTCGTGAAGCTCATGAAATTGTGGGTGACTTTGCATCAGCATTGCTCGATGATGCAGAGTTAGTAACACGAATCAAAGACAAAAAATTTGATCTTCTACTCACTGATCCCTGCTGGGGTGGTGGAGCCATTGTGGCCAAATATTTCCACCTTCCATTAGTTTATAATGTCCGCTGGTTAATCGCGATGGAGGCTCATCTTGCCATTGCCCCTTCACCTTTATCCTATATCCCTATAAATTTATCTGGTAACACTGACAAGATGACCTTTTTTCAGAGagttaaaaacatgattttacaCATAATGAGTCACTTACAAAATAACATAGCGAGCAGAGACATATATCAGAAGGTGTGTGAGAAATATCTTGGGCCTGACTGTGACTACTATCAGTTAATGATTGATGCGGACATCTGGCTGTTGAGAACGGACTTTGTGTTTGATTATCCACGCCCCACCATGCCTAACGTCATCTACATGGGGGGGTTTCAGTGTAAACCTGCCAAACCTCTGCCTCAACATTTGGAGGACTTTGTGCAGAGTTCTGGAGATCATGGATTCATCATCATGTCTCTGGGAACTTTTGTGAGTGAACTTCCTGCTGATTTAGCAAATGAGATTGCTGCAACTTTTGCCAAACTGCCACAGAAAGTCATCTGGAGGTATAAAGGAGAGAAACCAGACACTCTGGGTAACAACACTTTACTGGTGGACTGGATGCCACAGAATGACCTTTTGGGACACCCGAAGATCAAACTGTTTGTGGCTCACGGAGGAACAAATGGAATCCAAGAAGCATTGTATCACGGAGTGCCGGTTGTGGGCATTCCTCTGTTTTTTGACCAATATGACAACATTCTCCGTctggcagacagaggaggagctaaGATTCTTTCAGTAGCTACAATGGACAAAGATGACAACTTCCTGAAGGCCATTCAGGAGGTCCTGACTGAGCCCTCCTACaggaacaacatgcagagacTCTCCAGGCTGCACAGGGATAAGCCAGTGACACCGATGGATAACGCCCTCTTCTGGATGGAGTTTGTCATGAGACACAAAGGTGCAGCTCACCTGAAAGCTCAGGGCAACAGGATGCCCTGGTACTCCTACCACTCTGTAGATGTCGCTCTGTTCCTGGTTGGAGCTctcatcctcctgctgttcactgttttcttcttgttgagGTGTttatgtgctgctgtgtgtaagCGCAAAGCAAAACGTGATTGA